A stretch of the uncultured Desulfobacter sp. genome encodes the following:
- the lon gene encoding endopeptidase La — translation MKRIFKREEEETEIVDTRTEEIAALREAVLEQKMPAEVEKILLKEVDRLEKINPTAAEYTIGLNHIDYVTTLPWNRYTQDNLDIQRAERILDSDHYGLEEIKERILEHLAVRQMKLSRKNTILVVDDEQITRMNLEHVLSKEGYKVSTAEGGTQALEFLKEKTVDLVITDLKMDKIDGMALLESIKSTSPSTEVIIISGYATVLTAVDAIKRGSFHFIPKPLKLDDIRETVKKALGKKTGLVEARGPVICFAGPPGTGKTSLGQSIAQSLERKFVRISLAGVKDEADIRGHRRSYAGALAGRIIQEIRRAESLNPVLMLDEIDKIGQDFKGDPASALLEVLDPQQNSKFIDHYLDIPFDLSKVMFIATANMVARIPGPLLDRFEVISMSGYTIEEKTHIAQRHLIPRAMEETGLSGFDLEFTPNALCAIIREHTREAGLRGLERQISAICRKIARRYLNTPNASRKIKVDESIVENLLGPARYHYEIAGARDRVGCATGLAWTESGGEIIFVETTRMMGAERLILTGYLGEVMKESAQAALSYIRSHTEQLGLAADFFQGRDIHVHVPSGAIPKDGPSAGMTIAVALVSLLKDIPCPRDMAMTGEVTLSGRILPVGGIREKLLAAKTAGIKTVIFPAKNRAEIAALDDSLKQGINVIAAGELDEVIREVLGQTTDDSGIIPEDS, via the coding sequence GACCGAGATTGTTGATACAAGGACAGAAGAGATTGCCGCGCTGCGCGAAGCCGTGCTGGAGCAAAAAATGCCGGCCGAGGTTGAAAAAATTTTGCTTAAAGAGGTGGATCGGCTTGAAAAGATAAACCCGACTGCAGCAGAGTACACCATCGGGCTCAACCATATCGATTATGTAACCACCCTGCCCTGGAACCGTTACACCCAAGATAATCTCGACATCCAGCGTGCAGAAAGGATCCTGGACTCCGACCATTATGGGCTTGAGGAGATAAAGGAAAGAATTCTTGAACATCTGGCGGTTCGCCAGATGAAACTATCCCGGAAAAATACCATTCTTGTGGTGGATGACGAACAAATCACACGAATGAACTTAGAACATGTCCTGTCCAAGGAAGGCTATAAGGTCAGCACGGCAGAGGGCGGTACCCAGGCCCTGGAATTTCTAAAGGAAAAAACCGTAGACCTTGTAATCACGGATCTTAAAATGGATAAGATCGACGGCATGGCGCTTCTGGAAAGCATAAAGTCTACAAGTCCGTCCACAGAGGTGATTATCATCTCCGGTTATGCCACGGTGCTTACGGCCGTAGACGCCATCAAGCGAGGCTCTTTTCATTTTATTCCCAAACCCCTCAAACTTGATGACATCCGGGAGACCGTTAAAAAGGCCCTGGGAAAAAAAACAGGCCTTGTGGAAGCCAGGGGGCCTGTGATCTGCTTTGCCGGCCCTCCAGGCACAGGAAAAACCTCACTTGGTCAGTCCATTGCCCAAAGCCTGGAACGTAAATTTGTCCGAATCTCCCTTGCCGGTGTAAAAGACGAGGCCGATATCAGAGGCCACAGACGATCGTATGCCGGTGCCCTTGCCGGACGGATTATCCAGGAGATCCGCCGGGCCGAATCTCTAAATCCCGTGCTCATGCTTGATGAAATCGATAAAATCGGACAGGATTTCAAAGGTGATCCTGCCTCTGCCCTGCTTGAGGTGCTGGACCCCCAGCAAAATTCAAAATTCATTGACCATTACCTGGACATCCCCTTTGATCTTTCCAAGGTGATGTTCATTGCCACGGCCAATATGGTAGCACGGATACCCGGGCCGTTGCTGGACCGCTTTGAGGTGATATCCATGTCCGGGTACACGATTGAAGAAAAAACCCACATTGCCCAACGCCACTTGATCCCCCGGGCCATGGAGGAAACGGGGCTTTCGGGATTTGATCTTGAATTCACCCCAAATGCCCTTTGTGCCATCATCAGGGAACACACCCGAGAGGCAGGTTTACGGGGCCTTGAACGCCAAATTTCGGCCATCTGCCGCAAGATTGCCCGACGCTATCTCAATACGCCGAATGCGTCCCGGAAAATAAAAGTTGATGAATCTATCGTTGAAAACCTGCTGGGCCCAGCCAGATATCACTATGAAATTGCAGGGGCCCGGGACCGGGTGGGATGTGCCACAGGCCTTGCCTGGACGGAAAGCGGCGGGGAGATCATCTTTGTTGAAACCACGCGGATGATGGGGGCCGAACGCTTGATCCTCACCGGATATTTAGGCGAAGTCATGAAGGAATCGGCCCAGGCCGCCTTAAGTTACATCCGCAGCCACACAGAACAATTGGGGCTGGCCGCAGACTTTTTCCAGGGTCGGGATATCCATGTTCATGTGCCTTCCGGGGCCATTCCCAAGGACGGTCCATCTGCCGGGATGACCATCGCCGTGGCGTTGGTTTCCCTTTTAAAGGATATCCCCTGTCCCAGGGATATGGCTATGACAGGCGAGGTAACGCTAAGCGGCAGAATTCTTCCGGTGGGCGGTATCCGGGAAAAGTTGCTTGCCGCCAAAACAGCCGGAATCAAAACAGTTATTTTCCCTGCCAAAAACCGGGCTGAAATTGCAGCTTTGGATGACAGCCTCAAGCAGGGAATAAACGTCATTGCGGCAGGAGAACTTGACGAAGTGATCCGAGAGGTGTTAGGCCAAACAACCGATGATTCCGGTATCATCCCGGAAGACAGTTAA